A portion of the Sulfuricurvum kujiense DSM 16994 genome contains these proteins:
- a CDS encoding ankyrin repeat domain-containing protein, which produces MITIQIFYKFTLIKFKLIRRYIRNGYFNAIKSHNNLKLKRILKLYPQVIKSKNALGLTGLMQAVASRNYDAITLLLQSGIDPNVMDQDGWTAKAWAILMNDHKSLKRLSQISVLTYSLDNKVCGMAIVGIGTILSDKTLPNKLP; this is translated from the coding sequence ATGATAACCATCCAGATATTTTATAAATTCACCCTAATCAAATTCAAACTTATTCGGCGTTATATCCGCAATGGCTATTTCAATGCCATCAAATCTCACAACAACTTAAAACTCAAACGGATACTCAAATTGTATCCTCAGGTTATAAAAAGTAAAAATGCTCTAGGTTTGACAGGGTTGATGCAAGCGGTAGCTTCACGAAATTATGATGCGATTACGTTACTGCTGCAAAGTGGTATCGATCCTAATGTGATGGATCAGGATGGATGGACGGCTAAAGCGTGGGCGATACTGATGAATGATCATAAATCACTCAAACGTCTTAGCCAAATCAGTGTATTGACTTATTCATTAGACAATAAAGTGTGTGGCATGGCAATTGTAGGTATTGGAACTATTCTTTCGGATAAAACGTTGCCAAATAAACTGCCATGA